A genomic stretch from Sander vitreus isolate 19-12246 chromosome 17, sanVit1, whole genome shotgun sequence includes:
- the c1d gene encoding nuclear nucleic acid-binding protein C1D yields the protein MAADSRTEDYPHEIDEQLTCFDSSVSSIKTMLEKLMSMPRNDLLQKLDPLDQAKLDLMSAYTLNSLFWMYLVTQGVNPREHGIKQELERIRTYMNKVKEITDRKKAARLDKGAAARFVRNALYNADEKDSRKKAASKKAADTKSDTPQSKRPKQS from the exons ATGGCAGCGGACAGCAGAACTGAGGACTACCCTCACGAGATAGACGAACAGCTCACATGTTTCGACTCCTCAGTTTCTTCTATCAAAACCATGTTGGAGAAGTTGATGTCGATGCCCAGGAATGACCTGCTCCAAAAG CTGGACCCTTTGGATCAAGCCAAGCTGGATCTGATGTCTGCCTACACCCTTAATTCATTATTCTGGA TGTACTTGGTTACACAAGGTGTAAATCCTAGAGAACATGGAATCAAACAGGAATTG GAGCGAATAAGGACGTACATGAACAAAGTGAAAGAGAttacagacaggaagaaagctgCCCGTCTGGATAAGGGGGCTGCTGCACGCTTTGTCAGGAATGCTCTGTACAATGCAGATGAAAAAGATTCTAGGAAAAAAGCAGCATCCAAGAAAGCGGCAGACACAAAGTCTGACACCCCGCAGTCAAAGCGTCCAAAGCAGAGCTGA